One Phycisphaeraceae bacterium genomic window carries:
- the treY gene encoding malto-oligosyltrehalose synthase, whose translation MGSTDPIAFYRLQLTPDFGFEHAARTLDLIAGLGCSHAYLSPIFEAVPGSRHGYDVTDPTRVRSEFGGREGFERFVRACRERGLGVLIDIVPNHMASSEHGPQWRDVLARGESSRFAKWFDLRWRPFGAAGHRRLLLPILGAPLRRAVEEGQVRVVRDGASVAIEAHGRRLPLRDDPAHASDELDELLESQHYALVHWELARELVAYRRYFDIGDLVALRMDDEEVFRETHALVGDLASEGLIDGVRVDHIDGLADPAEYTRRLRGLLRDAYSRGSREGAALIYVEKTLGEGERLPRDWPVDGTTGYDLLSSLTGVLADPGGLATIGSWYARATGSTPDLENAALAKKLEVSERLFRGETDELVDAAVVLAWASPSTRDIRPSDVRRAVIASAARCPVVRTYLTPDHASDDDVRAAHAACDAAAQILGDSDALRALEFVRDALVGPSRPGDDAGRERLRWAFVTMWQRMTVPLAAKGFEDATLYNDARCLALNEIGVEARAWEGGCTVGDFHDANGRRVGDHPLAMTTTSTHDTKRSEDVRARLFALTTLGAEWVALADEWAEANASLKDRVGGVPAPDAIDELFTYQTLLGAWPLHGDELPEFVQRVRRYVVKAARESGRHSNWITPNGEYEAAWERFVERVCAPGAAREFRDGFHALRERVALRGMENSLTQCVLKAFAPGAPDIYWGNDRWDFSLVDPDNRRPVDFGAAGQSLATVGGASVETARELLSSWLDGRVKQFVVREALRARRASPGLFTRGGVVALSRQGDPFVAFERRLGERCAVVVASRGWGPACPMVGAAWGDASVEIEGGNGGAWREVFTGRERALGGRAALRDLLDVFPVAAFVRGPGR comes from the coding sequence CCCGGGCAGCCGGCACGGGTACGACGTGACGGACCCGACGCGCGTGCGCTCCGAGTTCGGTGGGCGCGAGGGGTTCGAGCGTTTCGTGCGCGCCTGCCGCGAGCGCGGGCTCGGGGTGCTGATCGACATCGTGCCGAACCACATGGCCAGCAGCGAGCACGGCCCGCAGTGGCGCGACGTTCTCGCGCGGGGCGAGTCCTCGCGGTTCGCGAAGTGGTTCGACCTGCGCTGGCGACCGTTCGGGGCGGCGGGTCATCGGCGTCTTCTGCTCCCGATCCTCGGCGCGCCGCTCCGACGCGCCGTGGAGGAGGGCCAGGTGCGCGTGGTTCGAGACGGGGCGTCGGTCGCGATCGAGGCGCACGGCAGGCGCCTGCCGCTGCGCGACGACCCGGCGCACGCGTCCGACGAGCTCGACGAGCTGCTCGAGTCCCAGCACTACGCGCTGGTGCACTGGGAACTGGCGCGCGAGCTGGTGGCGTACCGGCGGTACTTCGACATCGGCGATCTGGTCGCGCTGCGCATGGACGACGAGGAAGTCTTCCGCGAGACGCACGCGCTGGTGGGCGATCTGGCGTCGGAGGGCCTGATCGACGGCGTGCGCGTCGACCACATCGACGGGCTGGCGGACCCGGCGGAGTACACGCGCCGCCTTCGGGGGCTGCTGAGAGACGCCTATTCGCGCGGCTCGCGCGAGGGCGCGGCGTTGATCTATGTCGAGAAAACGCTCGGCGAGGGCGAGCGTCTGCCGCGCGACTGGCCCGTGGACGGGACGACCGGCTACGACCTGCTCTCGTCGCTGACCGGCGTGCTGGCGGACCCGGGCGGGCTCGCGACCATCGGGAGCTGGTACGCGCGCGCGACGGGCTCGACCCCCGACCTCGAGAACGCCGCACTCGCGAAGAAGCTCGAGGTGAGCGAGCGGCTGTTCCGCGGCGAGACCGATGAGCTGGTGGACGCGGCGGTCGTGCTGGCGTGGGCGTCGCCCTCGACGCGCGACATCCGGCCCAGCGACGTGCGCCGGGCGGTGATCGCGTCCGCGGCGCGCTGCCCCGTGGTGAGGACCTATCTGACGCCCGATCACGCGAGCGACGACGATGTCCGCGCGGCGCACGCCGCCTGCGACGCGGCGGCGCAGATCCTGGGCGACTCCGACGCGCTGCGCGCGTTGGAGTTCGTGCGCGACGCGCTGGTCGGGCCGTCCCGCCCGGGCGACGACGCGGGGCGCGAGCGTCTGCGCTGGGCGTTCGTGACGATGTGGCAGCGGATGACGGTGCCCCTGGCGGCGAAGGGGTTCGAGGACGCGACGCTCTACAACGACGCGAGGTGCCTGGCGCTCAACGAGATCGGCGTGGAGGCGCGCGCGTGGGAGGGCGGCTGCACGGTGGGGGACTTCCACGACGCCAACGGGCGGCGCGTCGGCGATCACCCGCTGGCGATGACCACGACCTCGACGCACGACACGAAGCGGAGCGAGGATGTGCGGGCGCGTCTGTTCGCGCTGACGACGCTCGGCGCGGAATGGGTTGCGCTCGCCGATGAATGGGCCGAGGCGAACGCGTCGCTGAAGGATCGCGTCGGGGGCGTTCCGGCGCCCGACGCGATTGACGAGTTGTTCACCTACCAGACGCTGCTGGGGGCGTGGCCGCTGCACGGGGATGAGTTGCCCGAGTTCGTCCAGCGCGTGCGTCGGTACGTGGTGAAGGCGGCGCGGGAGTCGGGTCGTCACAGCAACTGGATCACGCCGAACGGCGAGTATGAGGCGGCGTGGGAGCGATTCGTGGAGCGTGTGTGCGCGCCGGGGGCGGCGAGGGAGTTCAGGGACGGCTTCCACGCGCTGCGCGAGCGGGTCGCGCTGCGCGGGATGGAGAACTCGCTGACGCAGTGCGTGCTCAAGGCGTTCGCCCCGGGCGCGCCGGACATCTATTGGGGGAACGACCGCTGGGACTTCAGTCTGGTCGACCCGGACAACCGGCGGCCCGTCGACTTCGGCGCCGCCGGCCAGTCGCTCGCGACGGTCGGCGGCGCGAGCGTCGAGACGGCGCGCGAACTGCTGTCGTCGTGGCTCGACGGGCGCGTGAAGCAGTTCGTCGTGCGCGAGGCGCTGCGTGCGCGCCGGGCTTCGCCCGGGCTGTTCACGAGGGGCGGCGTCGTGGCGCTGTCGCGCCAGGGCGATCCGTTCGTGGCGTTCGAGCGCCGCCTTGGCGAGCGATGCGCCGTGGTCGTCGCGTCGCGCGGGTGGGGCCCGGCGTGCCCGATGGTCGGGGCGGCGTGGGGCGACGCGTCGGTCGAGATCGAGGGCGGGAACGGCGGCGCGTGGCGCGAGGTGTTCACCGGGCGTGAGCGGGCGCTCGGGGGGCGCGCGGCGCTGCGCGACCTGCTCGATGTGTTCCCGGTCGCGGCGTTTGTCAGAGGACCGGGGCGCTGA